In Cupriavidus basilensis, one genomic interval encodes:
- a CDS encoding DUF2892 domain-containing protein, which translates to MQTNIGTVDRTLRIVVGLALIGLAVTGTIGVWGWIGVIPVLTGLVRICPLYSLLGVRTCPASGGNPD; encoded by the coding sequence GTGCAAACCAATATCGGTACGGTTGACCGCACGCTCAGGATCGTTGTCGGCTTGGCCCTGATCGGCCTTGCCGTCACCGGCACGATTGGCGTGTGGGGATGGATCGGCGTGATCCCGGTCCTGACAGGGCTCGTCCGCATCTGTCCACTCTACAGCCTGCTCGGTGTCAGGACCTGCCCGGCCTCGGGCGGAAACCCCGACTGA
- a CDS encoding phosphoribosyltransferase: MTFQDRNEAAERLAEALAGYGDAHPLVLAIPRGGVPMGKILAERLGGELDVVLVRKLGAPFDREMAVGAVDESGWVYVTPYAARVGADSSYLNQERNEQLALLRRRRKQYTPGRSARALEGRTVIVVDDGLATGATMIAALHALRQQHPARLVCAVPVAAPASLAEVRRYADEVVCLQSPANFSAVGEHYREFPQVEDEEVVACLQGDSGQHGEGRLAGRE; this comes from the coding sequence ATGACTTTCCAGGACAGGAACGAGGCCGCCGAGCGGCTGGCCGAAGCGCTCGCCGGCTACGGCGACGCCCATCCCCTTGTGCTTGCCATACCACGGGGCGGCGTGCCAATGGGCAAGATACTCGCCGAGCGGCTCGGAGGCGAACTGGACGTGGTCCTGGTCAGGAAGCTCGGGGCGCCATTCGACCGCGAGATGGCGGTCGGCGCGGTCGATGAAAGCGGCTGGGTCTACGTGACGCCCTACGCGGCACGAGTTGGCGCCGACTCCAGCTATCTCAACCAGGAGCGCAACGAACAGCTTGCATTGCTGCGCCGCCGCCGCAAGCAATACACGCCGGGGCGCTCCGCGCGTGCGCTGGAAGGGCGCACGGTGATCGTGGTGGACGATGGGCTTGCCACGGGTGCCACCATGATTGCCGCACTGCATGCCTTGCGCCAGCAGCATCCCGCCCGGCTGGTGTGCGCTGTGCCCGTGGCCGCGCCGGCTTCGCTCGCCGAGGTGCGGCGTTACGCGGATGAGGTGGTCTGCCTGCAGTCGCCGGCCAATTTTTCCGCCGTCGGTGAGCATTACCGGGAGTTTCCGCAGGTTGAGGATGAGGAAGTGGTGGCTTGCCTGCAGGGGGATTCGGGGCAGCACGGGGAGGGGCGTTTGGCGGGACGGGAGTAG
- a CDS encoding bifunctional acetate--CoA ligase family protein/GNAT family N-acetyltransferase: protein MSIRNLEHLFHPRSVAVIGASVRPHSVGATVFANLCAGGFAGPVYAVNPKYRALEGQPCYRSVAALPDAPELAVICTPPDTVPGLIAELGERGTLAAVVLTAGMAQAHGTGRQSQQDAMLGAARPHLLRILGPNCVGLLVPGLGLNASFAHAPPLPGKLAFVSQSGALTTAVLDWARSRQIGFSHFVSLGDSADVDVADVLDYLGSDPGTQAILLYVEAVRSGRKFMSAARAAARNKPVLIIKAGRVAEGAKAATSHTGALAGADDIYDAAIRRAGMLRVDTTEDMFDAVETLARARPLAGDRLAIMTNGGGAGVMATDALILGGGRLATLGDATLKLLDAALPSTWSHANPVDIVGDAPVERYVDTLKRLAADPGSDAILMIHAPTAIVPSSDIAIALTSAITPTAPATPSRVSRPVFTSWLGGDSVTRARQICRHAGLPTYDTPERAVRGFLQAVAYRHNQELLMETPPSVPAGAEPDSERARQCIRDALATGRSMLTEPEARTVLTAYGIPVVETRTAADIGAAVAAAEGIGYPVVAKILSRDITHKSDVGGVALDLQSAGQVRQALERMEARIRSERPGARLDGFTVQRMIRRPGAFELILGATTDPVFGPVVLFGHGGTAAERIADRAIALPPLNVNLARDLVARTRVAKLLAGYRDQPPICHDALYQVLIQLSQLLCDLPEITELDINPLLADGAGVLALDTRIGVATATQPGAARLAIRPYPKELEETVAWHGTPLRLRPVHPEDEPAYQAFFAAMTPEDIRMRFFCMIRQPPHSQLARMTQIDYAREMAFVAVGAATGGQPAILGEVRAVADPDNLRAEFAVAVRSDCKRQGIGSLLLGKMVAYCRARGTQELIGTTLATNRAMLRLAESSGIHVLRTGQPASDGVELRLLLTGPDSADGP from the coding sequence ATGAGTATCCGTAACCTGGAACATCTGTTTCATCCGCGCTCGGTCGCGGTGATCGGCGCGTCCGTACGACCGCATAGCGTAGGGGCCACCGTGTTTGCCAACCTCTGTGCCGGCGGCTTCGCCGGACCGGTGTATGCGGTGAACCCAAAGTACCGTGCGCTGGAAGGCCAGCCTTGCTATCGCAGCGTCGCCGCGCTGCCCGATGCGCCCGAACTGGCGGTGATCTGCACGCCACCCGATACGGTGCCGGGCCTGATCGCCGAACTGGGCGAACGCGGCACCCTGGCCGCGGTGGTCCTTACCGCAGGCATGGCGCAAGCGCACGGCACGGGCAGGCAATCCCAGCAGGATGCAATGCTCGGCGCCGCCAGGCCGCATCTGCTGCGCATCCTTGGCCCCAACTGCGTGGGGCTGCTCGTGCCAGGCCTGGGGTTGAACGCCAGCTTTGCGCACGCGCCACCCCTGCCCGGCAAGCTGGCCTTCGTCTCGCAGTCGGGCGCCCTGACCACGGCGGTGCTGGACTGGGCAAGATCGCGCCAGATCGGCTTTTCTCACTTCGTCTCGCTAGGCGACAGCGCCGACGTCGACGTGGCGGATGTGCTCGACTATCTCGGCAGCGACCCGGGCACCCAGGCGATCCTGCTTTATGTGGAAGCGGTCAGGTCCGGGCGCAAGTTCATGTCCGCGGCGCGCGCGGCTGCCCGCAACAAGCCAGTGCTGATCATCAAGGCCGGCCGGGTGGCAGAAGGCGCGAAAGCGGCAACCTCGCATACCGGTGCGCTGGCAGGCGCCGACGATATCTACGACGCGGCGATCCGCCGGGCCGGCATGTTGCGCGTGGACACCACCGAGGACATGTTCGACGCAGTGGAAACGCTCGCGCGCGCCCGCCCGCTCGCCGGCGATCGACTGGCGATCATGACCAACGGCGGCGGCGCTGGCGTGATGGCCACCGATGCCTTGATTCTTGGCGGCGGCCGGCTGGCCACCCTGGGAGACGCCACGCTGAAGCTGCTGGATGCGGCCTTGCCATCAACCTGGTCGCACGCGAACCCCGTCGACATCGTTGGGGACGCTCCCGTCGAACGTTACGTCGACACCTTGAAGCGACTTGCGGCGGACCCCGGCAGCGATGCGATCCTGATGATCCACGCACCCACGGCGATCGTGCCAAGCAGCGACATCGCCATTGCCCTCACCAGCGCCATCACGCCAACTGCGCCGGCCACACCGTCGAGGGTATCGCGCCCCGTCTTCACAAGCTGGCTCGGCGGAGACTCGGTGACCCGCGCCCGCCAGATCTGCCGGCACGCGGGTCTTCCCACCTACGACACGCCGGAACGGGCCGTGCGCGGCTTCCTGCAGGCCGTGGCCTACCGCCACAACCAGGAACTGCTGATGGAGACGCCGCCATCGGTTCCGGCCGGCGCCGAGCCCGACAGCGAACGGGCGCGACAGTGCATCCGCGACGCGCTCGCCACCGGCCGTTCGATGCTGACTGAGCCCGAAGCCCGCACGGTCCTGACCGCCTATGGCATCCCCGTGGTGGAAACCCGGACCGCTGCCGATATCGGTGCCGCCGTCGCCGCCGCCGAAGGCATCGGCTATCCGGTTGTCGCCAAGATCCTGTCGCGGGACATTACGCACAAGTCCGATGTTGGTGGCGTGGCGCTGGACCTGCAGTCTGCCGGCCAGGTGCGGCAGGCCCTGGAGCGCATGGAAGCCCGCATTCGCAGCGAACGGCCCGGGGCGCGCCTGGATGGCTTCACGGTACAGCGCATGATCCGCCGGCCAGGTGCTTTCGAATTGATCCTGGGCGCCACCACCGATCCTGTGTTCGGCCCCGTGGTGCTGTTTGGACACGGCGGTACCGCCGCCGAGCGCATTGCCGACCGTGCCATCGCCCTGCCGCCGCTGAATGTCAACCTGGCAAGGGATCTTGTCGCCCGCACGCGCGTTGCGAAGCTGCTTGCAGGCTATCGGGACCAGCCGCCGATCTGCCATGACGCCCTGTACCAGGTCCTGATCCAGCTGTCGCAACTGCTATGTGACCTGCCGGAAATCACCGAACTCGATATCAATCCGCTGCTGGCCGATGGCGCAGGCGTGCTGGCCCTGGACACGCGCATTGGCGTGGCGACGGCTACGCAGCCAGGCGCAGCCCGCCTTGCCATCCGCCCCTATCCCAAGGAACTGGAGGAGACCGTGGCGTGGCACGGCACACCGTTGCGATTGCGCCCGGTACATCCCGAAGATGAACCCGCCTACCAGGCCTTCTTTGCCGCAATGACCCCGGAGGACATCCGCATGCGCTTCTTCTGCATGATCCGCCAACCGCCGCACAGCCAGCTCGCACGCATGACCCAGATCGATTACGCCCGCGAGATGGCTTTCGTCGCCGTCGGAGCGGCGACCGGCGGGCAGCCGGCCATCCTGGGCGAAGTGCGGGCCGTGGCCGACCCCGACAACCTGCGCGCCGAGTTCGCCGTGGCGGTGCGCTCCGATTGCAAGCGCCAGGGCATTGGCAGTCTGCTGCTGGGCAAAATGGTGGCCTACTGCCGCGCACGCGGCACGCAGGAGCTGATCGGGACCACGCTGGCAACCAACAGGGCGATGCTCAGGCTCGCCGAAAGCAGCGGCATCCACGTTCTGCGCACCGGCCAGCCTGCGAGCGACGGCGTGGAACTCCGCCTCTTGCTGACGGGGCCGGACTCAGCCGATGGGCCATGA
- a CDS encoding Hsp20/alpha crystallin family protein, translating to MSNLRIYDPLSIEPVGDMLQGMLRAFRGNYEGGFAFKVDVTESDKAYNVVAEIPGARKEDIEVSVDRGTVMISAKVEKSSEQKEGERVIRRERYSGSMQRAFTLDSSVDESKVDASYENGVLRVVLPKKEASPQQRVTIR from the coding sequence ATGAGCAATCTCAGGATTTACGATCCACTGTCGATCGAACCGGTCGGGGACATGCTGCAAGGCATGTTGCGCGCGTTTCGCGGCAACTATGAAGGAGGATTCGCGTTCAAGGTCGATGTGACCGAGTCTGACAAGGCCTACAACGTGGTCGCTGAGATTCCCGGCGCCAGGAAGGAGGATATCGAGGTGTCCGTCGATCGTGGCACGGTGATGATCTCGGCTAAGGTGGAAAAGTCTTCCGAGCAGAAGGAAGGTGAGCGTGTGATCCGGCGTGAGCGCTACAGTGGCTCGATGCAACGCGCCTTTACCCTGGACAGTTCCGTGGACGAAAGCAAGGTGGATGCCAGCTACGAGAACGGTGTCCTTCGGGTGGTACTGCCCAAGAAAGAAGCCTCGCCGCAGCAGCGTGTGACGATCCGCTGA
- a CDS encoding PHA/PHB synthase family protein yields the protein MPIREPAAAPEAECGCAPIEAAPDQLDEQVRSALACATQGMSLASFWLAGLDWALHLAVSPGKVDASLGEWMSAMIAATGGMLPGPATAQPAPGATAPPSDLRFADPAWSQWPFRFWRDAFHNNEALWASLTRGLRGVSPHHERIVSFCARQMLDTCSPGNAWWLNPVVLQATAASAGGNFVNGAQHWLHDMQDVVADLSHDPKLRRPPTFKVGRDVAVTPGKVVLRNALIELIQYAPASAEVWREPVLIVPSWIMKYYILDLQPRDSMVRYLVEQGHTVFMISWKNPGADARDLGLDDYLRLGVRAALHAVQERCPDTRIHAAGYCLGGTLLSICAAALSRDDSGLPLQSLTLFASETDFTEPGELGLFIDSSALSTLDAMMRQQGYLDGPQMAAAFQMLHSRDLIWSRMMSEYLLGKRLRPNDLVSWNRDVTRLPFRMHSECLHKLFLNNDLAEGRYCVDGRPVALSDIGMPIFAVGTEHDHVSPWRSVYKLHLLTSAPLTFLLTSGGHNAGIVADPSHPGRRYRVETRAAQATYGSPERYLSTAQRHEGSWWPCWQGWLASHSTGRVPARDAAQGALAEAPGSYLLES from the coding sequence ATGCCAATCCGTGAACCTGCCGCTGCGCCCGAGGCGGAATGTGGCTGCGCTCCCATCGAGGCCGCACCGGACCAGCTCGACGAGCAAGTGCGCTCAGCGCTGGCCTGCGCGACGCAAGGCATGTCGCTTGCCTCGTTCTGGCTGGCCGGACTGGACTGGGCGTTGCACCTGGCGGTGTCCCCTGGCAAGGTCGACGCGTCCCTGGGGGAGTGGATGAGTGCAATGATTGCCGCGACCGGCGGCATGTTGCCAGGTCCGGCCACGGCGCAACCAGCGCCCGGCGCAACGGCGCCGCCGTCCGATCTGCGCTTCGCCGACCCCGCCTGGTCGCAGTGGCCTTTCCGCTTCTGGCGCGATGCCTTTCACAACAACGAGGCGCTATGGGCGTCGCTGACGCGCGGGCTGCGTGGTGTATCCCCGCACCATGAGCGGATCGTGTCGTTCTGCGCGCGGCAAATGCTCGATACCTGTTCGCCCGGCAATGCCTGGTGGCTGAATCCCGTGGTGCTGCAGGCCACGGCTGCGAGCGCCGGCGGCAATTTCGTCAACGGGGCCCAGCACTGGCTGCACGATATGCAGGACGTGGTGGCGGACCTGTCGCACGACCCAAAGCTGCGCCGCCCGCCCACCTTCAAGGTAGGACGGGATGTCGCCGTGACACCCGGCAAGGTGGTGTTGCGCAATGCCCTGATCGAGCTGATCCAGTACGCGCCAGCCAGCGCCGAGGTATGGCGGGAGCCAGTGCTGATCGTGCCCTCCTGGATCATGAAGTACTACATCCTGGACTTGCAGCCGCGTGACTCGATGGTGCGCTACCTGGTCGAGCAAGGCCATACGGTCTTCATGATCTCGTGGAAGAACCCGGGTGCCGATGCGCGCGACCTCGGGCTTGACGATTACCTGCGCCTAGGCGTACGGGCCGCCTTGCACGCGGTGCAGGAGCGCTGCCCCGATACGCGTATCCACGCCGCCGGCTATTGCCTGGGCGGCACGCTGCTGTCGATCTGTGCGGCCGCGCTTAGCCGCGACGACAGTGGCTTGCCACTGCAAAGCCTGACTTTGTTCGCCAGCGAGACAGACTTCACCGAGCCAGGAGAGCTCGGCCTGTTCATCGACAGCAGCGCCTTGTCCACGCTGGACGCGATGATGCGCCAGCAAGGTTACCTGGACGGTCCCCAGATGGCAGCCGCCTTCCAGATGCTGCATTCGCGCGACCTGATCTGGTCCCGCATGATGAGCGAGTACCTGCTCGGCAAGCGGCTGCGCCCGAACGACCTGGTGTCATGGAACCGGGACGTCACCCGCCTGCCCTTTCGCATGCATTCAGAGTGCCTGCACAAGCTGTTCCTCAACAACGACCTGGCGGAAGGACGCTATTGCGTGGACGGGCGTCCCGTCGCCCTGTCGGACATCGGCATGCCGATCTTCGCGGTAGGCACGGAGCATGACCATGTCTCGCCCTGGCGCTCGGTCTACAAGCTGCATCTGCTGACTTCGGCGCCGTTGACGTTCCTGCTGACTTCGGGCGGCCACAATGCCGGCATCGTGGCCGACCCTTCGCATCCCGGCCGCCGATACCGGGTGGAAACGCGCGCGGCGCAGGCCACCTATGGCAGCCCCGAACGCTACCTCTCGACTGCGCAACGGCATGAGGGATCCTGGTGGCCCTGCTGGCAGGGCTGGCTGGCGTCGCACTCCACCGGCCGGGTCCCCGCGCGCGACGCTGCGCAAGGCGCGCTCGCGGAAGCACCCGGAAGCTACTTGCTGGAGAGCTAG
- a CDS encoding ABC transporter ATP-binding protein: MPRVAIAAKALDKWFGEGEARTNALRQVTFEAYFGEILFIVGPSGSGKTTLLSVISGILRPDGGEVVIDGTSIWQMDNDALAAFRLARIGFVFQDFHLFGRLTTLENVAIPLILKGRDWNDALNEAKRYLEIVGLANRAQLPPIKLSGGEQQRVAIARAIVSQPDILILDEPTASLDGDTGHAIMEFVKVHILNDKRCIVIVTHDARIFDMATRILDMEDGKLKGIERGEAR, encoded by the coding sequence ATGCCGCGTGTTGCCATTGCCGCAAAGGCGCTGGACAAATGGTTTGGCGAAGGGGAGGCCCGGACCAATGCGCTCAGGCAGGTCACCTTCGAGGCGTACTTCGGCGAGATCCTGTTTATCGTAGGCCCATCCGGCAGCGGCAAGACCACGCTGCTGAGCGTGATCTCCGGCATCCTGCGCCCGGACGGTGGCGAGGTGGTGATCGACGGCACCAGTATCTGGCAGATGGACAACGATGCGCTGGCGGCGTTCCGCCTCGCCAGGATCGGCTTCGTGTTCCAGGACTTCCACCTGTTTGGGCGCCTGACCACGCTGGAAAACGTGGCGATCCCGCTGATTCTCAAGGGCCGCGACTGGAACGATGCGCTGAACGAAGCCAAGCGCTACCTGGAGATCGTCGGGCTGGCCAACCGCGCCCAGTTGCCGCCAATCAAGCTCAGCGGCGGCGAGCAGCAGCGCGTGGCGATCGCTCGTGCCATTGTCAGCCAGCCCGACATCCTGATTCTCGACGAGCCCACGGCCTCGCTGGATGGCGACACCGGCCACGCCATCATGGAGTTCGTCAAGGTGCATATCCTCAACGACAAGCGCTGCATCGTGATCGTCACGCACGATGCCCGCATCTTCGACATGGCCACCCGCATCCTCGATATGGAAGATGGCAAGCTCAAGGGCATCGAGCGGGGAGAGGCGCGATGA
- a CDS encoding NAD(P)-dependent alcohol dehydrogenase, protein MLNMKAAVFIEPGRIVLQDKPVPDIGATDALVRITTTTNCGTDVHILKGEYPVKPGLTIGHEPVGVIEKLGREVRGYREGQRVIAGAICPSFYSYACQDGLPSQDGQSHGHGYKPAGGWRFGNTIDGTQAEYVLVPDAQANLAPVPDGLSDEQVLMCPDIMSTGFAGAENAGIKIGDMVAVFAQGPIGLCATAGARLRGAALIIAVDGIDARLRMAKDMGADITINFHQVDVVDEILKLTGGRGVDAAIEALGTQGTFEAALRVLKPGGTLSSLGVYSNDLRIPKDAFHSGLGDNRILTALCPGGKERMRRLMQVIQSDRLNLGPLVTHRFKLDQIESAYELFANQRDGVLKVAITP, encoded by the coding sequence ATGCTCAACATGAAGGCAGCCGTATTTATCGAGCCAGGACGAATTGTCCTCCAAGACAAGCCCGTACCGGATATCGGCGCGACCGACGCGCTGGTCCGCATCACCACCACGACCAACTGCGGTACGGACGTGCATATCTTGAAGGGTGAGTACCCAGTCAAGCCCGGCCTCACCATCGGGCACGAACCCGTGGGCGTGATCGAAAAACTCGGCAGGGAAGTCCGGGGATACCGGGAAGGCCAGCGCGTGATCGCCGGGGCGATCTGCCCGAGCTTTTATTCCTACGCTTGCCAGGATGGGCTACCTTCCCAGGACGGCCAGTCGCACGGACATGGCTACAAGCCGGCCGGTGGCTGGCGCTTCGGCAATACCATCGATGGTACCCAGGCGGAGTACGTGCTTGTGCCCGATGCGCAGGCAAACCTCGCTCCTGTCCCCGACGGCCTGAGCGACGAGCAGGTACTGATGTGTCCGGACATCATGTCGACCGGCTTCGCCGGCGCCGAGAACGCGGGCATCAAGATCGGCGACATGGTGGCGGTGTTCGCGCAGGGACCGATCGGTTTGTGCGCGACAGCGGGCGCGCGGTTGCGCGGCGCAGCCCTGATCATCGCGGTGGATGGCATCGATGCGCGCCTGCGCATGGCCAAGGACATGGGCGCGGATATCACGATCAATTTCCATCAGGTCGATGTGGTCGACGAGATCCTGAAGCTGACGGGTGGCCGGGGCGTCGACGCGGCCATTGAGGCGCTGGGCACGCAAGGGACCTTTGAGGCCGCATTGCGCGTGCTCAAGCCAGGCGGCACGTTGTCAAGCCTGGGCGTTTACTCGAACGACCTGCGCATTCCGAAGGATGCTTTCCATAGCGGCCTTGGCGACAACCGCATCCTGACGGCGCTGTGCCCCGGTGGCAAGGAACGAATGCGCCGCCTGATGCAGGTCATTCAGAGCGACAGGTTGAATCTCGGACCGCTCGTCACGCATCGGTTCAAGCTCGATCAGATCGAGTCGGCGTACGAGCTGTTCGCCAATCAGCGCGATGGTGTGCTGAAGGTCGCCATCACGCCTTGA
- a CDS encoding TraR/DksA family transcriptional regulator, with protein MSDLTKEQLSSLVNLLDSREQRIRGQMDAAAVPRTVSTGREPSDDAELAEHGTEERMDDAVAEHYRMELADIAVARKRITRLSYGVCLDCGEPIPYPRLQAYPTAKRCTPCQRKHEHMFGASSGMR; from the coding sequence ATGTCCGATTTAACGAAAGAGCAGCTCTCCAGCCTCGTCAACTTGCTGGACAGCAGAGAGCAGAGAATCCGTGGCCAGATGGACGCCGCGGCCGTTCCCCGTACCGTGTCCACCGGGCGCGAACCAAGCGACGACGCGGAGCTCGCCGAGCATGGCACCGAGGAGCGCATGGACGATGCCGTGGCGGAACACTACCGCATGGAACTGGCCGACATAGCGGTGGCGCGTAAGCGGATTACCAGGCTCAGCTACGGCGTGTGCCTGGACTGCGGCGAGCCCATTCCCTATCCGCGGCTGCAAGCGTACCCCACGGCCAAACGCTGCACCCCATGCCAGCGCAAGCACGAGCACATGTTCGGGGCGTCGAGCGGCATGCGATGA
- the phbB gene encoding acetoacetyl-CoA reductase, whose amino-acid sequence MPVEHAGEAPDNVTSRRIALVTGGMGGLGEAVAIRLHDAGHRVAVTHSIGNDHVQAWLDRQRADGREFQAFSVDVADFDACQRCAAQVLAAMGRVDILVNNAGITHDVTFRRMTKADWDMVLRTDLDSIFNMTKPLCEGMVSRNWGRIVNISSVNGSKGAFGQANYSAAKAGIHGFSKALALELATKGITVNTVSPGYLATHMVTDIPADIFQARILPQIPVGRLGRPEEVAALITFLCSDDAAFVTGANIAINGGQHMQ is encoded by the coding sequence ATGCCAGTTGAACACGCAGGCGAAGCGCCGGACAACGTCACTTCAAGGCGGATCGCGCTGGTGACTGGCGGCATGGGGGGCCTGGGCGAGGCCGTTGCGATCCGCCTGCATGACGCCGGCCATCGGGTGGCCGTCACCCACTCGATCGGCAACGACCATGTGCAGGCCTGGCTCGACCGCCAGCGGGCAGACGGGCGGGAGTTCCAGGCGTTCTCGGTGGACGTGGCCGATTTCGACGCCTGCCAACGGTGTGCCGCACAGGTGCTCGCGGCGATGGGCCGGGTCGATATCCTGGTCAACAACGCCGGCATCACGCACGACGTGACGTTCAGGCGGATGACCAAAGCCGATTGGGATATGGTGCTCAGGACGGACCTGGACTCCATCTTCAACATGACCAAGCCGCTGTGCGAGGGTATGGTCAGCCGCAATTGGGGGCGCATTGTCAATATCTCGTCGGTCAACGGCTCCAAGGGCGCGTTTGGCCAGGCTAACTACTCAGCGGCCAAGGCCGGCATCCATGGTTTCAGCAAGGCGCTGGCGCTGGAGTTGGCCACCAAAGGCATCACCGTGAATACCGTGTCGCCCGGGTACCTGGCCACGCACATGGTCACGGATATCCCCGCCGACATATTCCAGGCCAGGATCCTGCCGCAGATCCCTGTCGGCAGGCTTGGGCGCCCGGAAGAGGTCGCCGCGTTGATTACCTTCCTGTGCTCCGATGACGCAGCATTTGTCACCGGCGCCAACATCGCCATCAATGGCGGGCAGCACATGCAATGA
- a CDS encoding ABC transporter permease, translated as MPGILKLAYKLLVNDRAKFTGLLVGITFAVFLMIEMTSLFAGVLNRSSSTVYNIGASIWVMDPAVNTVANTIGMPDYMLDAVRSIEGVKFAVPLYSGGALVRLRSGTYQPVTVVGIDDASLFGRPDVLNGRIEDIYAENAFLVVKDAEFDKLENPAVGTEFEINDNRGVIVGIAQVSTTGLFGVPTLYTTYQRAVQYLPTTRYTISYILVEPKSMADVTRIQQEVQRLGYRALTKAQFIQRISDFYKYQTGLGTNILLMTVISFIVGLSISGQTFYTFILENLEKFGALKAIGAKGHELVAMIVFQAAFTALTGYGLGIGLCAILISLARLRIPDYAAMITFYNLGLALVMVIVIAAVSGYIGVRKVLRIEPFDIFRG; from the coding sequence GTGCCCGGTATCCTCAAACTCGCGTACAAGCTGCTGGTCAACGACCGGGCCAAGTTCACGGGCTTGCTGGTCGGGATCACATTCGCGGTGTTCCTGATGATCGAGATGACCTCGCTGTTCGCTGGCGTGCTCAATCGATCGTCGTCGACCGTGTACAACATCGGGGCGAGCATCTGGGTCATGGACCCGGCGGTCAATACCGTGGCCAATACCATCGGCATGCCGGACTACATGCTCGATGCCGTGCGCAGCATCGAGGGCGTCAAGTTTGCAGTGCCGCTTTATTCGGGCGGCGCGCTGGTGCGTCTCAGAAGCGGCACCTACCAGCCAGTGACCGTGGTTGGCATCGATGACGCCAGCCTGTTCGGGCGCCCTGACGTGCTCAATGGCAGGATCGAGGACATCTACGCCGAGAACGCCTTCCTGGTCGTCAAGGATGCCGAATTCGACAAGCTGGAGAACCCGGCGGTCGGCACCGAATTCGAGATCAACGATAACCGCGGCGTCATTGTCGGGATTGCACAGGTCTCTACCACGGGCCTGTTTGGTGTGCCCACGCTCTACACGACCTACCAGCGTGCCGTCCAGTACCTGCCGACCACGCGCTACACGATCTCCTACATTCTCGTGGAGCCCAAGTCCATGGCGGACGTCACGCGGATCCAGCAGGAAGTGCAACGGCTGGGCTACCGCGCGCTTACCAAGGCTCAGTTCATCCAGCGCATCTCGGATTTCTACAAATACCAGACCGGGCTCGGCACCAATATCCTGCTGATGACCGTGATCAGCTTTATCGTCGGCCTGTCGATCTCCGGGCAGACGTTTTACACCTTTATCCTCGAGAACCTGGAGAAGTTCGGCGCACTCAAGGCCATCGGCGCCAAGGGGCACGAACTGGTGGCGATGATCGTGTTCCAGGCGGCTTTCACCGCGCTGACCGGCTACGGCCTGGGCATCGGGCTGTGCGCCATCCTGATCAGCCTGGCGCGGCTGCGTATCCCGGACTACGCCGCCATGATCACGTTCTACAACCTGGGCCTCGCACTGGTGATGGTGATCGTGATCGCTGCCGTGTCCGGTTATATCGGCGTGCGCAAGGTGCTGCGCATCGAACCCTTCGACATCTTCCGGGGGTAA